The segment GTGAAACCATATTGCCCCGAAGGCGACCATTACTGCGGCACTCAAGTTTGGAAAAAGGAATTAAGCGACTACGATAGAACCCTATGATTCACTGCCCAGCCAGGATATAGATTTTATAGTCCTACTTTTTTATATACACTCTCGATCCGATAGGATACGAACTCTGTTGGAGTTCCTACAAGAATTTCAGAATGAAAAATATTTGCGTCTCCTCGATTTTTCTGAAATAAGGCAATTCCACCGCTTCGCTCCGGCCCCCGCCCAAGAAGGGTGGGGATTTTATCCAACAAATCAGTGCCAGAAATTACTGACAGAGGTCTTCTTCTCGTTTCTTCCATAATTTGAGATACCGAATCCGGTCACATTGCTGCGACTTTTTTGGGAGAAAAAAAGGAAGACTTTCTCAATGCCTCTCCTGTTCCTTGGAAGTTAGGTGCTTCTATGAAATCCGTATCCTCTCTGCGAGCCGAAGAACTCGTAACCTATCGTCGCTTCCTCCATAAACATCCCGAATTAAAATACGATGAAAAGGGTACTTCCGCTTATGTAGCTAAACATCTTACCTCTCTTGGGTATTCTTTCCAAGATGGAATCGCAACCACCGGAATTGCCTGCTTAATAGATTCCGGTAAGCCAGGTAAAACCCTCCTCGTCCGAGCGGACATGGATGCTCTACCGATTTTTGAGGAAAATAAGGTCGATTATGCGTCTGTCCACAAAGGGGTGATGCACGCTTGCGGTCACGACGCTCATACTTCCGTGCTGATGGGACTCGCTTCCGACCTGAAAGAAGATTTGGCCGCTATCGTTCCGAAAGGTAGAGTTCTACTGGTTTTCCAACCTGCGGAAGAAGGTGGACAAGGTGCAGATCGAATGATCGAAGAGGGAATCCTCGAGAAATATGATGTTTCCGCAGCTGTCGCACTTCATGTTTGGAATCACATTCCTGTCGGCAAGATTGGTGTGGTCGACGGCCCGATGATGGCAGCAGTCGATGAATTCTCCGTTACGATTACAGGAATCAGCGGCCACGGGGCAATGCCTCAGCACACGGTAGACCCGATTCTTGTCGGATCCCAGATCGTAACCGCTTTACAGAGTATCGTATCTAGAAATACGGATCCTCTCGATTCCTGCGTCGTAACTGTGGGGGCGTTTCACTCCGGCAATGCATTCAACGTAATCCCGGAAACGGCGGATTTGAAAGGAACGATCCGCACCTTTACGAAAGAAATGTTCGACAAAGCGCCCGATTTGTTCCGACGAACCGTGGAAAATATCGCAGCCTCTTTCGGCGCAACGGTAACTATACAGTATGATCGAACGAATGCTCCCACAATCAATCACCCGTATATTACATCTATCGTAAGACGGGCGGCTGATACCGTCTTAGGTCAGGGTAATATAACGGAAGAAGGCGCCAAAACCATGGGAGGAGAAGATTTCTCCGCATTTTTAATGCGAGTGCCCGGTTGCTATTTCTTCGTAGGCTCCATGAACCCAAGCAAAGGATTCATTCACCCCCATCATAGTTCCAAATTCGATTTCGATGAATCCGCGCTGCCAATCGGACTTTCCGTTTTGAAAGAAGCCGTTCGCATTTATCTAGCGGAAAACTAAGCTCCTCTCGCAATCGATCCGCCTTTCCGTAGTGGAAACGGTATAATTATGCCGGTTCTCGCTTGGGGTTCCAAAGTAGAACCTGAAACGCTTATTGGCGATTTCGAAATCGCATCCGTATCCATTTCAAGTAAAGCGGAAATAAAGCTGCTCAACGACACTTTGTACTGAGTCGCGAAACACACAGCCTCACAATAATCCTTAATTCGTACCTTTATCCGTTTTCTAGAATCGAAGGATCTGATTTTACGAAACTTCCATTTTGGTAATGAACCTTGAAATCTCCTCAATTTATAAGAAGAAAGTAAATACCTTAGATATCCTGCGGGGCCTTCGTATTTCTTGACGCCCTCTCTCCAAATAGATTCCAAATCGATCGGGATACGTAGATCTATCCTAGTAAATCCGCTCGACGAGATTAAAAAATCCATAAAACGTTCTTCCATATTCTATATACATCCTCCATAACTGAAGGCATATGCAAATAACGGGAAAAAAGCTCAATAGAATTTCTATAAAATGTAATATATAATTATTAAAACTATGCGTTAACGCGAAAAAGGAGGATAACGCGTAAAATAAAATGACATAATAATACGGAAATAATTTCTATTTTGACAATTTTAATTTTTAGGCGTAAGCCCGCCTCTTTCAATTCCGGCCTTCTAATAAAAGCGGGATTAAGTTCGTAAGGATTCGATTTCGTCGATTTCTTTCGGAATCATCTCGGTTAGGACGATCGGACTCTTACCGTTTACCAAAACGTCATCTTCGATCCTGACACCGATGCCGCGAAATGCATCGGGAATATTTTCATCCGAAGGATCGAAGTACAATCCCGGTTCTACGGTAACGACCAAACCGTTTCGCATAGGTTTACTCTTTCCATTTTCAAAATACCGGCCTACGTCGTGCACGTCCATGCCGAGATAGTGCCCGGTTCTATGCATGTAGAATCTTCTAAATTCTCCCTTCTCGATCAGACCGGAAACATCCCCTTTCAAAAATCCCATGTCTTTCAATCCGGAAGTAAGCGTCCGAATCGTAGACTCATGAACTGCGTTAAACTCGACTCCTTCCAAAGTGTTTGAAATCGCTTCTTTCTGAGCATACAGCACAAGCTCGTACACTGCCTTCTGTTCCGCTGTGAATTTCTTTCCCGAAGGAAAGACTCGAGTAACGTCCGCAGTGTAATAATCTTTCTCCGCACCGCTATCTACCAGAATGGCCTCGTTCTCGCCGATCCTTGCCCGGTTCGTAGTATAATGTAAGATCGTGGCATTTTTACCGGCAGCAACGATATGGCCGTATCCGCCTCCCCATGCCCCGTGTTTCAGGTATTCGGATTCCAAAATCGCTTCGAGTTCGAATTCGTACATTCCGGGCCTAGTTTCACGCATCAATCTTTCGTGACCGAACGCGGTGATCCTCGAAGATTCCTTTAATTTATCGATTTCTTCGGGGGATTTGATCATTCTCATCTCATGCAGAAAGTTGGGAATCTCCAATCTTTGGGGACCGAATTTTCCTTCCCGCAATCTTTGGTTAAGCGAACTCACTAAATCGAGTAATCGAGAATCCCTTTCCTTCTCCTTTCCAAAAAAATGATATAGAGTATATTGATTGGTTAAGATCTCTCCGATTTTAGAATCCCAATCTCCTAAATCATAACTTTCGTCAAGCTCCAACCTTAAACCGATCTCTTTCTTACCCAGCCGAATTCCTGTCCAGATTTCCCTCTCTTTGTCTTTCGGTAGAGCGAAGTGCACGGAATAATCTCGGCGCAACGCGAGAATGCCGTCCTCTTCCTCGATTCCAGTAAGATAATAATAATCCGAGTCTTGGCGAAATTTATATTCGACGTCCCGATTCCGAATCCTTAGGGAAGCTGCGAATAAAAGCAGGACGTCCCCGGACTTTAAAGTATTTTGAACGGTCCGGATTCGTTTTTTGAAAATACTATGATCCATAATTTACCTTCCTATTAGACGAAGAGCTTCCTGAACAATTCGATTCGGATTCTGTTCGAGCATGCAACGGAAATGACCTTCAGGGCAAACTCTACCTCCGTGAATTCCGCACGGTCGACATGGTAAACCTTGAATTTCCGAAATGAACGTTCTCGTAGCCAAAGGAGTATATCCGAAATCCGGCACTGTTGCACCGAATACGGCCAAAGTAGGCACGTCAAATGCGGAGGCGAAATGAATCGGGGAAGAATCGTTCGTCACGAGTAGCGCCGCACCGCTCATTAAATAAGACATTTCCTGCAAAGTCGTTTGCCCAGCTAGATTGATCGCAAACCCGCTTCCTACTTCTTCGCATAAAGGAATATCTCCTTTTCCTCCGGTAAGAACGATCTGCAAGCCCGTCTTGTCCTTCAGTGATTTCCCCACTTCGCGAAATTTTTCCGCAGGCATACGCTTAGTTTCCCAAACGGAAGATGGTGCGATCAATACGTATTTACCCTTTTCCAAATTTTTCTTTTTTAGAATTTCTTGAATTCCTTTTACGGATTCTTCCTTCCAAAAGAGTTCCGGTCTGCGAGATACGGATTTAAGTTCTTCCTCGGAATAAAGTAAAGATAGGAGTTTATCCACTTCGTGAGGACCTTTAATAGGACGCGATTTTCTTTCCGTTAATAAGAAGGAAAAGCCTGCGGTTTTATAACCGATTCTGCGGGGAGCTCTGGATCTCCAGGCAATAAGAGAGGATCGAAACGAAAAATGAGGGACAATGCATAGAGTAAATTTACGTTTTCTAATTTCCAAAGTGAAATTCCAAAAACCGAACATCGAAGATTTTATGACTTTTTTGTCCAACGGAATGATCTCGTCGATCCAAGGATTCGCTTCCAAAACGGATTCCGTTCCTTTGTTTACGATTACCGTTAACTTCGATCTCGGATACTTCCTCTTTACTTCTCGAAACAAAGGGGTAGTCAGAATCAGATCGCCTAAGAAAGCAGTTTGTATTAAAAGAATATTCTCCGTCATTTCTTCCTTCTATCCTTAAGCACCTTTGCTAAAAAACGGGAAACCGATCTCTTTAACCGACTTTTGCGCAACTTAATTCTCCAACTTTAGGATTGTCGCAAAATTATTTATACCCAATCCGCCTATGGAAAGAGCCAATCCTATCGGATGGTTTCCTTCTTTCATAAAAGAAAATAGTTCGGAGATCTGTGCTAAGCCGGAAACTCCTACCGGATGGCCTCTCGTCTTTAATCCGCCTGAGGGATTGATCGGAAGCTTTCCTCTCTTATCGCTAGTTCCTTTCTCCACAAACTTCAATGCCTTTCCTTTCGGAAACAGACTTGCATCCTCGGCTCCGATCAATTCAAACGGTGTAAACGCATCATGAAGTTCCGCCACCCTTACATCGGAAGGTTTTATGTCGGCATCCTTGTAAGCTTGACCGAACGCCTCCACTGAAGATGGAAAACTTAAGCCCCCCGGAGTTCCGTTTACATGACCGAGACCATGCCCGGTTCCTATAACGGAAATTTTCGATTTGTCCGACGCGATTCGATCCGAATCGGATTCCAATAATATCGCGCAAGACCCATCCGATAATGGAGAAATATCGTATAGGCAAAGTGGGCTGGAAAAAATCGGAGACGCGAAATATTCCTCTTCAGTTAATTTTTTTTTAATATGCGCGATCGGATTTTCCAGGCCGTTATCATGCAGTTTCTTTGAAAGTAAAAAGAGGTCCTTCCTGGAATATCCGTATTCATGCAGATAGCGAGTCGTAGTCATCGCGCCTCCTTGAGCCATGGACATCGCAAACTTTCTTTGCGTTTCGGATAAAACGGATCCAAGTAAAAGATTGTTTTCTTCTCGAGGTAATCGACTCATTACCTCCGTGGCAATGATGATCCCCCTACGAAATCGGCCCGAAAGAATCAAGTATCGACCTAAATGAACGGCCGAAGCTCCGCTGGAAGAGGCTGTTTCCGTCCTGATCGCGTAAAGACTAGGAAGTCCAAGATCTTCTTTTATTTTTGCAGGTAAAAAAATTTCTCCCGTGTACTTCTCCGGGGCCATAGCGGAAAAGATTAGAAATTCCGGTCGAAATTCCGGGTTCCGCTTAAGTAAGTGATTCGCAGTCTCATAGGAAAGCGATTGGTAATCGGAATCCGTCTTACCAAACTTGCTCAACTGAGCATCCAGAAGATAGGCCTGGGGCATATCCTACACAGGATTCGAAGCCGAATCCCACGCAAAGTCAAAAACAAGCGAGTCCCTCAAGTCCTGATTCGGAATAGGGCTTTCCAAAATAGCACCGGATCGTTTATAGTGATAAATTGGAG is part of the Leptospira broomii serovar Hurstbridge str. 5399 genome and harbors:
- a CDS encoding M20 metallopeptidase family protein; translation: MKSVSSLRAEELVTYRRFLHKHPELKYDEKGTSAYVAKHLTSLGYSFQDGIATTGIACLIDSGKPGKTLLVRADMDALPIFEENKVDYASVHKGVMHACGHDAHTSVLMGLASDLKEDLAAIVPKGRVLLVFQPAEEGGQGADRMIEEGILEKYDVSAAVALHVWNHIPVGKIGVVDGPMMAAVDEFSVTITGISGHGAMPQHTVDPILVGSQIVTALQSIVSRNTDPLDSCVVTVGAFHSGNAFNVIPETADLKGTIRTFTKEMFDKAPDLFRRTVENIAASFGATVTIQYDRTNAPTINHPYITSIVRRAADTVLGQGNITEEGAKTMGGEDFSAFLMRVPGCYFFVGSMNPSKGFIHPHHSSKFDFDESALPIGLSVLKEAVRIYLAEN
- a CDS encoding aminopeptidase P N-terminal domain-containing protein, which produces MDHSIFKKRIRTVQNTLKSGDVLLLFAASLRIRNRDVEYKFRQDSDYYYLTGIEEEDGILALRRDYSVHFALPKDKEREIWTGIRLGKKEIGLRLELDESYDLGDWDSKIGEILTNQYTLYHFFGKEKERDSRLLDLVSSLNQRLREGKFGPQRLEIPNFLHEMRMIKSPEEIDKLKESSRITAFGHERLMRETRPGMYEFELEAILESEYLKHGAWGGGYGHIVAAGKNATILHYTTNRARIGENEAILVDSGAEKDYYTADVTRVFPSGKKFTAEQKAVYELVLYAQKEAISNTLEGVEFNAVHESTIRTLTSGLKDMGFLKGDVSGLIEKGEFRRFYMHRTGHYLGMDVHDVGRYFENGKSKPMRNGLVVTVEPGLYFDPSDENIPDAFRGIGVRIEDDVLVNGKSPIVLTEMIPKEIDEIESLRT
- the waaF gene encoding lipopolysaccharide heptosyltransferase II, which gives rise to MTENILLIQTAFLGDLILTTPLFREVKRKYPRSKLTVIVNKGTESVLEANPWIDEIIPLDKKVIKSSMFGFWNFTLEIRKRKFTLCIVPHFSFRSSLIAWRSRAPRRIGYKTAGFSFLLTERKSRPIKGPHEVDKLLSLLYSEEELKSVSRRPELFWKEESVKGIQEILKKKNLEKGKYVLIAPSSVWETKRMPAEKFREVGKSLKDKTGLQIVLTGGKGDIPLCEEVGSGFAINLAGQTTLQEMSYLMSGAALLVTNDSSPIHFASAFDVPTLAVFGATVPDFGYTPLATRTFISEIQGLPCRPCGIHGGRVCPEGHFRCMLEQNPNRIVQEALRLIGR
- a CDS encoding thiolase family protein, coding for MPQAYLLDAQLSKFGKTDSDYQSLSYETANHLLKRNPEFRPEFLIFSAMAPEKYTGEIFLPAKIKEDLGLPSLYAIRTETASSSGASAVHLGRYLILSGRFRRGIIIATEVMSRLPREENNLLLGSVLSETQRKFAMSMAQGGAMTTTRYLHEYGYSRKDLFLLSKKLHDNGLENPIAHIKKKLTEEEYFASPIFSSPLCLYDISPLSDGSCAILLESDSDRIASDKSKISVIGTGHGLGHVNGTPGGLSFPSSVEAFGQAYKDADIKPSDVRVAELHDAFTPFELIGAEDASLFPKGKALKFVEKGTSDKRGKLPINPSGGLKTRGHPVGVSGLAQISELFSFMKEGNHPIGLALSIGGLGINNFATILKLEN